In a single window of the Bradyrhizobium sp. ORS 285 genome:
- a CDS encoding phosphatase PAP2 family protein, with the protein MGSLTATGLGTFLSAGVDPVYDPMLVQGLQITEQAITHVANGGAEPGHPQELRFSCAGNMGLWADWVRASLYLTDFMRHFDWSVGGHDKCVSLSYGGKSFYTIHRPDIAVFEQQLKLMRNYLDQRPDRTPEILTQLGFPTPYFVMLLGLQTGTNNHTFELITITQVIAAHVAMVAKHHLACRRPDRIGHQVMPMIPTPAHGSFPSAHATEAFAVAEVLNGLVEFQSGHYGDYKKRQALINKLAERIAVNRTVAGLHFPIDSWAGAILGRAIGQIVLAKCGRGDEVQGYSYDAHDGDFSLTEFAKGANDPLGVKKADPCSVSSSDLFRWLWDRVCDEYTFAR; encoded by the coding sequence ATGGGAAGCCTCACCGCCACCGGACTCGGCACTTTCCTCAGCGCCGGCGTCGACCCAGTCTACGACCCCATGCTTGTGCAGGGCCTGCAGATTACCGAGCAGGCGATCACGCATGTGGCCAACGGCGGAGCTGAGCCGGGCCACCCGCAGGAACTGCGCTTCTCGTGCGCCGGCAATATGGGGCTCTGGGCCGATTGGGTGCGGGCGTCGCTCTATCTCACGGACTTCATGCGCCACTTCGACTGGTCGGTCGGCGGGCACGACAAGTGCGTGTCGCTGAGCTATGGCGGCAAGAGCTTCTATACAATTCACAGGCCGGATATCGCCGTCTTCGAACAGCAACTGAAGCTGATGCGGAATTATCTCGATCAGCGCCCGGATCGAACGCCGGAAATCCTGACCCAGCTCGGCTTTCCGACACCCTATTTCGTGATGTTGCTCGGGCTGCAGACCGGCACTAACAACCATACGTTTGAGCTGATCACCATCACCCAGGTCATCGCTGCTCATGTCGCGATGGTCGCCAAGCACCACCTGGCCTGCCGGCGTCCCGACCGCATCGGCCATCAGGTGATGCCGATGATCCCGACGCCGGCGCATGGCAGCTTCCCGAGCGCCCATGCCACCGAGGCGTTCGCCGTCGCCGAGGTGCTCAACGGCTTGGTCGAATTCCAGAGCGGGCACTATGGCGACTACAAGAAGCGACAGGCCCTGATCAACAAGCTCGCCGAGCGCATCGCCGTCAACCGGACGGTCGCGGGATTGCACTTCCCGATCGACAGCTGGGCGGGTGCGATCCTCGGTCGTGCCATCGGACAGATCGTGCTGGCAAAATGCGGCCGCGGTGACGAGGTGCAAGGCTACAGCTACGACGCCCATGACGGCGATTTCTCCCTCACGGAGTTCGCGAAGGGAGCCAACGATCCTCTCGGCGTCAAGAAGGCGGATCCATGCAGCGTCTCGTCAAGCGACTTGTTTCGCTGGCTGTGGGACAGGGTTTGCGACGAATACACGTTCGCGAGATAG